A part of Solea solea chromosome 8, fSolSol10.1, whole genome shotgun sequence genomic DNA contains:
- the cntrl gene encoding centriolin isoform X1, with protein MRPGEEGKWCYIPPGHSVHSMGSQGTQDSGLGLQYFSSPERGQHQGRPPPGGGYWVYIPTTNMDSDRAAASECRDSRGDSDTDRHSPGGAPPPHHPPPDQAEGISVDFSHCHTPLVGPAWLLCGSPVAVVSTHTPGGSALHCNVPEHRDTEEKLVCECLHTEAERLDKEKKKLRLETKQIRHTLRRHRSVLQVCDEVECVEKTLLKRRAELRQADKLLLEAQSCIHNTRDQASSAQWEWQRRARDSATCLQEATQQVRELQEEVEDLRRRKQKVEQTVSEVGEVLKNREKEFQQLGTKIQSATDRLSNLLSDCQEAQKCLDSIHTQVEQQEQRLVQRREEHQTALNRVKEVRGEEQQLQRTVKELLEQKRSTVTAVKEDEQKLLTLQSEIHTHRAELKEVLQELLAEQQALEKVKTKHTQGSQRLHVKKDELDRTRDELDAMMDKLDRERGEVDRTQAELHGIKEEVENRKNELGRTQQDVDRKVKELYQVQEEVDRKKMELAGLQQEMESHIKEAESFLKHMKQQQTELQELQEKLSRTQEEKKNLQEQCKHLEARRRHADRCLSAVEVELAKQREEHSHAQLLKQEVVRDTAATKEQLNENSELLSMLSKRVEERNKQLLTLEQEEQHRAGKLKELQEEVEHKQAVCRNLEEVQTAVCRLEDRGRHLQQFHQLSVEVQERERKLLHKEEGLNQQRQELQVREEELNLREAELLCLKGKEMRKKQEELHEKEQELDHGRTVVGGRRILLSVHSWSNISP; from the exons ATGAGGCCCGGGGAGGAAGGAAAGTGGTGCTACATACCTCCAGGACACAGT GTTCACAGCATGGGTTCTCAGGGGACTCAGGACTCTGGTTTGGGTCTGCAGTACTTCAGTTCTCCTGAAAGGGGGCAACATCAGGGCAGACCACCTCCAGGAGGAGGCTACTGGGTCTACATCCCTACAACAAACATGGACTCTGACAGAG CAGCTGCATCAGAGTGCAGGGACAGCAGAGGAGACAGTGACACGGACAGGCACTCCCCTGGAggggctcctcctcctcatcatcctcctcctgacCAAGCTGAAGGCATCTCTGTTGACttctctcactgtcacactccCCTGGTCGGACCTGCCTGGCTGCTCTGTGGTTCACCTGTAGCTGTTGTCTCCACTCACACACCCGGGGGCTCAGCTCTCCACTGTAATGTCCCCGAACACAGAGACACG GAGGAAAagcttgtgtgtgagtgtttgcacacagaagcagagaggctggacaaagagaagaagaaactaCGACTAGAAACCAAACAGATTCGACACACACTGCGACgacacag gAGTGTGTTGCAGGTGTGTGATGAGGTGGAGTGTGTGGAGAAGACTCTTCTGAAGAGACGAGCTGAACTCCGTCAGGCTgacaagctgctgctggaggctCAGAGCTGCATACACAACACCAGagaccag GCCAGTTCTGCCCAGTGGGAGTGGCAGCGCAGAGCTCGGGACAGTGCCACCTGTCTGCAGGAGGCCACACAGCAAGTCAG AGAGCTGCAGGAAGAGGTGGAggacctgaggaggaggaagcagaaggTGGAGCAGACTGTGAGTGAAGTGGGCGAGGTGCTGAAGAACAGAGAGAAGGAGTTTCAACAACTGGGCACAAAAATACAGTCGGCTACTGACAG acTATCTAATCTGCTGTCGGACTGTCAAGAGGCTCAGAAGTGTCTGGACTCAATCCACACTCAG gtggagcagcaggagcagaggtTGGttcagaggagggaggagcatCAGACTGCTCTTAATAGAGTAAAGGAGGTCAGAGGGGAAGAGCAGCAACTGCAGAGGACAGTCAAg GAGCTGTTGGAGCAGAAGCGGtcaacagtcacagctgtgaaaGAGGATGAGCAGAAACTCCTCACACTCCAGTCAGAAATCCATACACACAGAGCAG AGCTGAAAGAGGTTCTACAGGAGCTGCTGGCAGAGCAGCAGGCGCTGGAGAAAGTGAAAACCAAACACACCCAGGGTTCCCAGCGACTCCACGTGAAGAAGGACGAACTGGACAGGACGAGGGACGAATTGGATGCAATGATGGACAAACTGGACAGGGAGCGGGGTGAGGTGGACCGGACGCAGGCGGAGTTGCACGGAATAAAGGAAGAAGTAGAGAATAGGAAGAATGAGCTGGGAAGGACTCAGCAGGATGTGGACAGGAAGGTGAAGGAATTGTACCAAGTCCAAGAGGAAGTGGACAGGAAGAAGATGGAGCTGGCTGGGCTGCAACAGGAAATGGAGTCGCACATAAAAGAGGCGGAGTCATTTCTAAAACATatgaagcagcaacaaacagaaCTTCAG GAGCTACAGGAGAAGCTGAGCAGGAcgcaggaagagaagaagaaccTGCAGGAGCAGTGTAAACACCTGGAGGCCAGACGACGGCATGCtgacag GTGTCTCTCTGCAGTGGAGGTGGAGCTTGCAAAACAGAGGGAGGAGCACAGCCACGCCCAGCTCCTCAAACAGGAGGTGGTCAGAGATACAGCAGCTACTAAGGAGCAGCTTAATG AGAACTCTGAGCTGCTGTCTATGCTCAGTAAACGAGTGGAGGAGAGGAACAAACAACTACTGACTCTAgagcag gaggagcagcacagAGCCGGAAAACTGAAGGAGTTACAGGAGGAGGTTGAGCACAAACAG GCAGTGTGCCGAAACTTGGAGGAAGTTCAAACTGCAGTGTGTCGGTTGGAGGACAGGGGGCGCCATCTGCAGCAGTTCCACCAGCTCA GTGTGGAGgtgcaagagagagagcgaaaacTGCTCCACAAGGAGGAGGGGCTAAATCAGCAAAGACAGGAGCTACAGGTGAGAGAAGAGGAGCTAAATCTGAGAGAGGCGGAGCTACTTTGTTTGAAAGGGAAGGAAATGCGTAAGAAACAGGAGGAGCTGCATGAAAAAGAGCAG gAGCTGGACCACGGGAGGACTGTTGTTGGAGGACGACGAATCCTTCTATCTGTCCACAGCTGGTCCAATATCAGCCCTTAG
- the cntrl gene encoding centriolin isoform X2, with protein sequence MRPGEEGKWCYIPPGHSVHSMGSQGTQDSGLGLQYFSSPERGQHQGRPPPGGGYWVYIPTTNMDSDRAASECRDSRGDSDTDRHSPGGAPPPHHPPPDQAEGISVDFSHCHTPLVGPAWLLCGSPVAVVSTHTPGGSALHCNVPEHRDTEEKLVCECLHTEAERLDKEKKKLRLETKQIRHTLRRHRSVLQVCDEVECVEKTLLKRRAELRQADKLLLEAQSCIHNTRDQASSAQWEWQRRARDSATCLQEATQQVRELQEEVEDLRRRKQKVEQTVSEVGEVLKNREKEFQQLGTKIQSATDRLSNLLSDCQEAQKCLDSIHTQVEQQEQRLVQRREEHQTALNRVKEVRGEEQQLQRTVKELLEQKRSTVTAVKEDEQKLLTLQSEIHTHRAELKEVLQELLAEQQALEKVKTKHTQGSQRLHVKKDELDRTRDELDAMMDKLDRERGEVDRTQAELHGIKEEVENRKNELGRTQQDVDRKVKELYQVQEEVDRKKMELAGLQQEMESHIKEAESFLKHMKQQQTELQELQEKLSRTQEEKKNLQEQCKHLEARRRHADRCLSAVEVELAKQREEHSHAQLLKQEVVRDTAATKEQLNENSELLSMLSKRVEERNKQLLTLEQEEQHRAGKLKELQEEVEHKQAVCRNLEEVQTAVCRLEDRGRHLQQFHQLSVEVQERERKLLHKEEGLNQQRQELQVREEELNLREAELLCLKGKEMRKKQEELHEKEQELDHGRTVVGGRRILLSVHSWSNISP encoded by the exons ATGAGGCCCGGGGAGGAAGGAAAGTGGTGCTACATACCTCCAGGACACAGT GTTCACAGCATGGGTTCTCAGGGGACTCAGGACTCTGGTTTGGGTCTGCAGTACTTCAGTTCTCCTGAAAGGGGGCAACATCAGGGCAGACCACCTCCAGGAGGAGGCTACTGGGTCTACATCCCTACAACAAACATGGACTCTGACAGAG CTGCATCAGAGTGCAGGGACAGCAGAGGAGACAGTGACACGGACAGGCACTCCCCTGGAggggctcctcctcctcatcatcctcctcctgacCAAGCTGAAGGCATCTCTGTTGACttctctcactgtcacactccCCTGGTCGGACCTGCCTGGCTGCTCTGTGGTTCACCTGTAGCTGTTGTCTCCACTCACACACCCGGGGGCTCAGCTCTCCACTGTAATGTCCCCGAACACAGAGACACG GAGGAAAagcttgtgtgtgagtgtttgcacacagaagcagagaggctggacaaagagaagaagaaactaCGACTAGAAACCAAACAGATTCGACACACACTGCGACgacacag gAGTGTGTTGCAGGTGTGTGATGAGGTGGAGTGTGTGGAGAAGACTCTTCTGAAGAGACGAGCTGAACTCCGTCAGGCTgacaagctgctgctggaggctCAGAGCTGCATACACAACACCAGagaccag GCCAGTTCTGCCCAGTGGGAGTGGCAGCGCAGAGCTCGGGACAGTGCCACCTGTCTGCAGGAGGCCACACAGCAAGTCAG AGAGCTGCAGGAAGAGGTGGAggacctgaggaggaggaagcagaaggTGGAGCAGACTGTGAGTGAAGTGGGCGAGGTGCTGAAGAACAGAGAGAAGGAGTTTCAACAACTGGGCACAAAAATACAGTCGGCTACTGACAG acTATCTAATCTGCTGTCGGACTGTCAAGAGGCTCAGAAGTGTCTGGACTCAATCCACACTCAG gtggagcagcaggagcagaggtTGGttcagaggagggaggagcatCAGACTGCTCTTAATAGAGTAAAGGAGGTCAGAGGGGAAGAGCAGCAACTGCAGAGGACAGTCAAg GAGCTGTTGGAGCAGAAGCGGtcaacagtcacagctgtgaaaGAGGATGAGCAGAAACTCCTCACACTCCAGTCAGAAATCCATACACACAGAGCAG AGCTGAAAGAGGTTCTACAGGAGCTGCTGGCAGAGCAGCAGGCGCTGGAGAAAGTGAAAACCAAACACACCCAGGGTTCCCAGCGACTCCACGTGAAGAAGGACGAACTGGACAGGACGAGGGACGAATTGGATGCAATGATGGACAAACTGGACAGGGAGCGGGGTGAGGTGGACCGGACGCAGGCGGAGTTGCACGGAATAAAGGAAGAAGTAGAGAATAGGAAGAATGAGCTGGGAAGGACTCAGCAGGATGTGGACAGGAAGGTGAAGGAATTGTACCAAGTCCAAGAGGAAGTGGACAGGAAGAAGATGGAGCTGGCTGGGCTGCAACAGGAAATGGAGTCGCACATAAAAGAGGCGGAGTCATTTCTAAAACATatgaagcagcaacaaacagaaCTTCAG GAGCTACAGGAGAAGCTGAGCAGGAcgcaggaagagaagaagaaccTGCAGGAGCAGTGTAAACACCTGGAGGCCAGACGACGGCATGCtgacag GTGTCTCTCTGCAGTGGAGGTGGAGCTTGCAAAACAGAGGGAGGAGCACAGCCACGCCCAGCTCCTCAAACAGGAGGTGGTCAGAGATACAGCAGCTACTAAGGAGCAGCTTAATG AGAACTCTGAGCTGCTGTCTATGCTCAGTAAACGAGTGGAGGAGAGGAACAAACAACTACTGACTCTAgagcag gaggagcagcacagAGCCGGAAAACTGAAGGAGTTACAGGAGGAGGTTGAGCACAAACAG GCAGTGTGCCGAAACTTGGAGGAAGTTCAAACTGCAGTGTGTCGGTTGGAGGACAGGGGGCGCCATCTGCAGCAGTTCCACCAGCTCA GTGTGGAGgtgcaagagagagagcgaaaacTGCTCCACAAGGAGGAGGGGCTAAATCAGCAAAGACAGGAGCTACAGGTGAGAGAAGAGGAGCTAAATCTGAGAGAGGCGGAGCTACTTTGTTTGAAAGGGAAGGAAATGCGTAAGAAACAGGAGGAGCTGCATGAAAAAGAGCAG gAGCTGGACCACGGGAGGACTGTTGTTGGAGGACGACGAATCCTTCTATCTGTCCACAGCTGGTCCAATATCAGCCCTTAG
- the tti2 gene encoding TELO2-interacting protein 2: MELSSLLDELHLSSSQKPLPSPPFPSITELLSRLQDKLLGASSDSETSSLFGRVEQLFKTADPDWLFSPVLANDDVGQVELQRAYRSLVSTMMCCAALPLCEDDCGSLTAAAYQNVPSRAILVCSVLRSLVGALGHWERAGLLLTVAPPLCVFAVTHFQDQAWTTPSSRVAAQRLHKALLRAGGWRDSVHLLMGDTSQQEEGGKNRGILEGVLDVLQPHLTKDLWQRSEAVKLVFGWILLQVPRPFLSPYLPRLLPPPLLFNDHYRPENCMLGVRCLHHIIVNTSASELRQFNRAEVVYQALFKHLYTSEASVIELVLSCLLDLLLVFEKPPSSVASSCRKPSRHDDVLRLFLTHMEAENKVPLRRIYASILPLYIDRMGVAVCRHLRRLERVVLGYLEIRDPPEEINRLKTLEVLQKTTRAAWPRMEARINVLLRCLLRLLVDVSSDSELKDSVTQELMSQTVLCIKLLDDCSLGKLQPLLQQVNSSCCSPAVFSCLATITTPTER, encoded by the exons ATGGAACTCTCATCTCTACTTGATGAGCTTCATCTTTCCTCCTCACAGaagcccctcccctctcctcctttccCTTCAATCACAGAACTGCTTTCTCGGCTGCAGGACAAGCTGCTTGGTGCATCCTCAGACTCTGAAACAAGCTCTCTGTTTGGTCGTGTGGAGCAGCTCTTTAAAACAGCTGATCCTGATTGGCTGTTCTCCCCGGTGTTAGCCAATGATGATGTCGGTCAGGTGGAGCTTCAGAGGGCGTACAGGTCTCTGGTCAGCACTATGATGTGTTGTGCTGCTTTGCCTCTCTGTGAGGACGACTGCGGCTCCCTGACGGCGGCAGCCTATCAGAACGTCCCGAGTCGAGCCATTCTAGTCTGCTCCGTGCTCAGATCACTGGTGGGAGCTCTGGGACACTGGGAGAGGGCAGGACTACTTCTGACTGTGGCACCGCCTCTATGTGTGTTCGCTGTGACACATTTCCAG GATCAGGCATGGACCACCCCCTCCTCCAGAGTGGCCGCACAGAGACTACACAAGGCGCTGCTTAGGGCAGGTGGCTGGAGAGACTCTGTCCACCTCCTGATGGGAGACACGAGTCAGCAGGAAGAAGGAGGGAAGAACAGAGGAATTCTGGAAGGAGTCCTGGACGTCCTGCAGCCTCATCTTACCAA ggATTTGTGGCAGCGGTCTGAGGCAGTGAAGCTGGTGTTTGGATGGATCCTCCTGCAA gTGCCTCGCCCTTTTCTCTCCCCTTACTTGCCTCGTCTCCTCCCGCCCCCCCTCCTCTTCAATGACCACTACAGACCAGAGAACTGCATGCTGGGAGTTCGCTGTCTGCATCACATCATAGTCAACAcg tctgctTCTGAGCTCCGTCAGTTCAACAGAGCAGAAGTTGTGTATCAAGCATTGTTCAAGCACTTGTATACTTCAGAGGCGTCTGTCatagag CTGGTACTGTCCTGTCTGCTCGACCTGTTGTTGGTTTTTGAGAAGCCCCCCTCGTCAGTCGCCTCCTCCTGCAGGAAGCCCAGTCGCCATGACGATGTTCTACGCCTGTTCTTGACTCACATGGAAGCAGAGAACAAGGTGCCGCTGCGACGCATCTATGCCTCCATCCTGCCTCTGTATATAGACAG gaTGGGTGTAGCAGTGTGCAGACACCTGCGGCGGCTGGAGCGTGTGGTGCTGGGCTACCTGGAGATCAGAGATCCACCTGAGGAGATAAACAGGCTGAAGACCCTGGAAGTTctgcagaaaacaacaagagcAGCATGGCCACG GATGGAGGCTCGCATTAATGTGCTGCTGCGTTGTTTGCTGCGGTTGCTGGTCGATGTTTCTTCAGACTCTGAGCTCAAAGAttcagtgacacaggagctgatgAGTCAGACAGTCCTTTGCATCAAGTTGCTGGACGACTGCTCCCTCGGAAAACTACAG ccTCTTCTCCAGCAGGTCAACAGCAGCTGTTGCAGTCCTGCCGTGTTCAGCTGCCTAGCGACTATAACTACACCGACAGAGAGGTGA
- the LOC131463486 gene encoding chromaffin granule amine transporter — translation MAFLHQSRGSPRLVLVVVCVALLLDNMLLTVVVPIIPTFLYAMRHPSPEPQTTQPSLLPLPNHGPSRLGMLPSHSPFPTPTLQKSQSSELPQSNYSTVVPDIQSKQSPPTFSPLVSLYDNTTFGLQEVQTELSSNTQLSEQSTLPTDLQINDTTNATESPCLQDSAFLEEENVLVGLLFASKALIQLLVNPFVGPLTNRIGYHIPMFAGFIIMFVSTIMFAFSGTYVLLFFARSLQGIGSSFSSVAGLGMLASVYTDDEERGIAMGIALGGLAMGVLIGAPFGSVMYEFVGKSAPFLILAFLALFDGALQLCILQPSKISPGSVEGTPLLTLLKDPYILISAGSLCFANMGVAILEPTLPIWMLQTMCSPKWQLGMAFLPASISYLIGTNLFGVLANKMGRWLCSMLGMFIVGISLLCVPFATSIYGLIGPNGGLGFAIGMVDSSMMAIMGYLVDIRHASVYGSVYAIADVALCMGFAIGPSTGGALVQAVGFPCLMVFIGVINILYAPLCFLLRNPAVREEKMAIIDQECVMHRKSYNTQKESREFPLSDYSEEEEEEDME, via the exons atggCATTTCTTCATCAGAGTCGAGGTTCTCCTAGACTTGTcctggtggtggtgtgtgtcgCTCTGCTGCTCGACAATATGCTGCTAACTGTGGTCG TACCAATCATCCCAACATTCCTTTATGCCATGAGGCATCCCAGTCCAGAGCCCCAGACTACCCAGCCCTCCCTGCTCCCTCTACCCAACCATGGTCCATCACGCCTGGGCATGTTGCCTTCACACTCCCCATTCCCCACACCAACCCTCCAGAAATCACAGTCCTCAGAACTCCCTCAGTCCAACTACAGCACTGTGGTCCCGGATATACAGTCGAAGCAGTCTCCCCCCACCTTCTCCCCTCTGGTGTCTCTGTATGACAACACAACCTTCGGTCTGCAGGAGGTCCAGACTGAACTGTCCTCCAACACCCAGTTGTCAGAGCAGAGCACTCTGCCCACAGACCTGCAGATCAATGACACCACAAATGCTACA gAGTCCCCATGTCTTCAGGACAGTGCGTTTCTGGAGGAGGAAAATGTTCTTGTTGGTTTGCTGTTTGCCTCTAAAGCTCTCATCCAGCTGCTGGTCAATCCCTTCGTTGGTCCTCTCACTAACAG aATTGGGTATCACATCCCCATGTTTGCTGGGTTCATCATCATGTTTGTGTCAACCATCA tgtttgcATTCTCTGGAACCTACGTTCTGCTCTTCTTCGCTCGCTCTCTGCAGGGAATTGGCTCATCCTTTTCATCTGTGGCAG gtCTGGGTATGTTGGCCAGTGTGTATACAGATGATGAGGAGAGAGGAATTGCCATGGGCATCGCCCTGGGAGGACTGGCTATGGGAGTCCTGA TTGGAGCTCCATTTGGCAGTGTGATGTATGAGTTTGTCGGGAAGAGTGCCCCTTTCCTGATCCTGGCTTTCCTGGCTTTGTTTGATGGAG cATTACAGTTGTGCATCCTGCAGCCTTCAAAGATCTCTCCTGGG AGTGTGGAAGGAACTCCATTACTGACACTATTAAAAGATCCATACATCCTTATCAGTGCAG GTTCTCTGTGTTTCGCCAACATGGGGGTTGCCATTCTAGAGCCAACACTGCCCATCTGGATGTTGCAGACCATGTGCTCCCCTAAATGGCAACTTG GTATGGCCTTTCTCCCTGCCAGTATCTCCTACCTGATAGGAACAAATCTGTTTGGTGTCTTGGCCAATAAGATGGGacg GTGGCTCTGCTCCATGTTGGGGATGTTTATTGTTGGCATTAGTCTCCTATGT GTTCCTTTTGCGACCAGCATCTACGGTCTGATTGGACCAAACGGAGGTCTCGGCTTTGCTATAG GTATGGTGGACTCCTCCATGATGGCCATCATGGGCTACCTCGTGGACATTCGTCATGCCTCTGTCTACGGCAGTGTCTATGCCATAGCTGATGTGGCGCTGTGTATGGGCTTCGCTATAG GACCATCCACAGGGGGAGCTCTGGTCCAGGCGGTGGGTTTTCCCTGTCTTATGGTGTTTATCGGCGTGATCAACATCCTGTATGCTCCGCTCTGCTTTCTGTTACGTAACCCCGCGGTCCGAGAGGAGAAAATG GCAATCATCGACCAGGAGTGTGTGATGCACCGGAAAAGCTACAACACACAGAAGGAGAGTCGTGAGTTTCCTCTGAGTGACtacagtgaagaagaagaagaagaagatatggagtaa